The DNA sequence TGTGATTACTtagggataaaataatataattattaatatccaaAAAATAACTTGAGAGATGTTAGAAATAACAATCACAACCATGAAGATAACCACTCTAACAATCTCAATAACAATCCAACAAATCaattaaaggaaattaatataATCAATCAGAAtataagaaggaaaataaatatatgcaatgagacacaagatttttatgttGAAAACCCCAaaaattgtggagataaaaaaccatgaggtctaatacctactaatctaaatccactatttgaaatcaagttacacaaatttGCTTAACcgttttaccctaaagacttactctctgGCACCTAGAACTTGATTCACGTCCGCGACAAAGCAACTTCTTGTTACTCCCTAGTAGATCCTTCAACCACTCCGAAAGGATTATGGTCTTCAACATAAGATTCAAATATcgaatccttgaatgagagatcgggAATGGTGTGACATATTAAGTTTTTTCTCTAGGATCTCTAAAAAAATCTCTTCAATGAAACTCTTTCTACTAAAGTGATATCTCTAACTCATAAGGGGttatgaggtatttataggaaaataCCACAAAGAGTTTCggtatcttaagtttccaaaataGAGTTTGAGCAAAAttcatctaaaaattaatttctaaactCTATAGGACTATCATGATTGTTTGAGCAGACTTCTACCGCTTGAGCGGGCTAACCACTTGAGCGGGATTAACCACTTAAGCGACCCCtacttcttttgaaaaatcattttaaaacatgttAAGTACCAAAATGATACCAAACCTTTTTATATTGTAGAGGAGCCTAATTTGGCACAAGCCAAACCTCTTTAGATGTACCTGTGACTTCCTAGTTAGAGAAATAGCAACACttaatcttcaatggagagcaagtcactatctaaaaagacgtATACAATCAAACATAGAAAGGAACAAAAGtgtcaacatataaacaagactcaatatcctaacaaaagaaataaataataaacttagatagaacctagaatggtcttctaatgatgagaaaccaattattaagcttagatagaaccttaGATGGCATCCcattaatgataaattaaaggaaaaaacaataaacttaGATTGACCCTAAGATggcatcccaatgatgagaaaccaaaggaaataagataaatttagatggaacctaggatggtgtcccaatgatgagaacccaaaggaacaaacaataaacttagatagaacctaagatGAAGTCCTAATAATGAGAacccaaaggaacaaagaacaAACTAAGATAAGACCTAGGGTGGAGTTCCAATGATGATAAACCAAAGGAaggaagaataaaattaaatggaaCCTAGGATGGAGTCCCAATGATGATCATTAGATAGAAAATGCATATCctaatatatgaattttaaCAAGATATGAAATcgtaaaatatgattttcaatgaaatataatatcctaagatatacttatcatatcctatcctatccgtcaaccaaatataattggtgtttttttcacttaaatttaaatagaacttaatttaatttaactttaaacacaacttaatagtattaagttgtttgtttttcattattttatatttattaaaccCAGTTCGTTCATCTGAAGTCAAGTTCAATTTACAGAAAATGTTTGTTATTCAACACTGTCTAGAAGTTGATTATGGCACTACCTTTGTTAAGGTCCTTGTCCCAAACTAAAACtgaactgaactgacatgaggatgaccgattgatataggtgtggtccctaACTGAAACtcaactaaactaacatgaaaatgaCTAATTGATATAGGTGTAGTCCCAAACTAGAACTGATATGAAAAATGACACGAAGATGACTACTGGAACTGAGCTAGACTATAATACATTAAAAGATTTTAACCTTCACTTTTGATGTacacaaataataattttagttcTATCAAATTACGGTGCTTCAAAATTTAGAAGTCAAATGATTTGTtaggattaatttcattcacctcgcctccaaattatttattagtgttaatttcattcatcttcCCTGAGATTTTGGCTAAATACACTTAACCTTCATTGATTTGAAATCTTATTAAATAccttatttatcatttttcatttattatttcacTCATCTCATCtctcattcaaaataaatgaggtatttgaagaaatttcaaaccaataagATAGGTGAATTTAACCAAAGCCTTTGGGGAAGTAAATGACAATAACCCTTATTTATTATAGTAAAATACAGGCTAATCAAACCCAAACCTTTCCAAGATAGTAAAACCTATCATAAACATGTAATTCAACTTGTTCTAAAATATAACCAAGTGGTCTAGGTTCAAGTGCCTACTTAAGCATGGGAACCATTTTAGATATATAAACTTAAAACAAGTTTGAGGTTGGTCTACTTCATTTTAGATATATACAAGTTGCTTGTCAAATGTTTTTaggttattaaattgattttttattcaaaagtaGAAATCTTTGCTAGTTTTTATAATTTCCTTGTTTTAAGTTCTGTGGTGTCTTTGTAGAATTAGAAGTTTTGAATCAAGTGCGTTGCATTGCTAATTAGAATATTATTCACTCAATAAGCTTCATATATTTGAAGAAACTATTTTCTCTTATGGATATGAGATATTAGCTCTATAAAGAATATAATGTTGGGAAAAGTGTGGCTTTATtcacataagaaaataataacaaatgaGAATCTTCTCAAAGTAATTCAAGTTTCATACATTCTAAAATCAAAAACAGCACCTAGGATAATTACAATAATACCTACATGGTTAAAGGTAATATCTTTGATTGAAAAGTGCATAAATCCTAATTATTTATCTGTAAATGTATTAAAtatggattttttaaaatttgtgagtTTTTTCCAAGGGTGTGTATGAAAAGATACTTTTTAGACAAAATTGGGAAGAGAGACCAAAATAATACCATGAAATCAAATAGTGATCCAAATGTAATCTttggaaagaaataataaatagtaaatgcctttgtgtgaaaaaaaaaaataggcatGTATTGTTGTTGACTTCAACCAATTGATAATGGGCTAAGCCTATGTCGACCCAATCTTTGAATTACTAGGTTGTGAGTgacttgatttgatttttaatatatttcataaatacCTTGGATTGCTTGATACCTAACCTTACTTCACATTAAGATTTTCAAGCCACTAATGATTTAATGGAATTTAAGTTTGGTTTACAAATTTGATAAatagttcatttttttaattatatagcttatattctaatatatttagttcataattaattaagtgtatttttttttaaaattaagaacttCTTTATAAAAGCAAAagatcctatatatatatatatatatatatatgtttcatatttttagaaattctttttgaaatcttaaaatttgaagtagtaAACATTTTTGGATGcttcaattcttttaatatttttaaaattatttttttcttataaacatTTACAAgcttttatatcttatataaaagttatatcattttttatcttaaaatataaaagtagaAGTATATCTAATGACATACTAAGTTATATTAAAAAGACATAAATTAGTGTATTCTAATTATTCAACTTTGGGTtagaataacataatattttctattataaattaTCTAATAAATATATCAACCATACTTATATTTCTTAAGAATGCACGATAGATCTATTAGCTCATATTATATGTTTTAAGCATAATTATGTATTtaacaaataagaaaatgtttatatatCATGAATTTCAAAGTACGATAATTACACTTATAATCTTTGgggttttaaataattacaTTGACATATGGATGGTTTTTTAAATTACCTTAAACTTCAAAAGGTCTTTGATCAAACTACATGAATATCCATGCTCGTTGGTTGACCTTATTGATATTAgcctaaaatattataaaattttcaataccaTCTCTTAAGAGTGCTAGTTTAAGTTGAGAAATGATTTTAATGCAAGTctctaagattttttatattcaatatagaagtaattattattttatgtttttaaaaatagaaaacaattaagtGTGTAGACATTTTCTTCACTGTCACTCAATGTTAAtatcattgtttttttctttcccttcttaGTCTCATTATTATATAGAGGACACTCATATTTTATATGTCTAGGCTTCTTGAATTTGTAGCATATGAGGTTCTTTTTCTTGTCATTGTTTGAATATTCTTTCTTGTTTAAGGACTCCTTCTTAGGACATGACTTTTTCCTCTTGTTCCTCTTAAACTTCATTaactttttgaattttcttgcAATAAATGCAAAGTCCTCACCTTCTTCACTTGGTGCctcctcttcatcttcatctattgAGGCTTAAGTGTTctacttttcttctctttatccTTAACTTCCCTATATCTCTTCATGGTGATTCTATGTGCCATTAATGAGTCAATTAGCTCTTCAAGTAGGAGTTTAGTGATGTCCTTCgcattttgaattattatcacCCCTAATTGCTTAGGAAAGGACCTCAAGATTGTTATCACCTTCTCAAAATTCAGTATAGATCTTTTTCAATGCTTGAAGTCTATTTATTATATCTGTGAACCTAATAAACATATCAATAATGGATTGGTTatcttttaaggaaaataactCACAACTATGTAGAAAGGTTAATCTTAGATTCCTAAACTTGATTTGTACCTTCATCAGTTATTTCTAAAAGCTTTCAAATACCTTTAACAGATTCACATTGACAAATatggatatatttatttttatcaagtgcacaatataaataataaatggcTTTAACATTTATTtgagttttctctttttcaacCTCCTCTTATTCTTGGCTAGGTTTTGAAATAGCCACTTCGTTCTTAATTTTGATTGGAACGTGGGGGTCATTTTGGATGACTTCCCATAAATGATAGtcaattgattttaataacttaattatcCTAGTTTTCCAATATGAATAatcaattcttgaaaaaaaaattgaggtttaTTGACAAAGAACCATTCCATATGGGATGAGTCTGAGAGATTAACCATTTCCTTTTAGATGGTGAAGTTTTATATAAGAGGTTTTGCTTTAATACCAAATATGACATCTAGTTAATCTAACTTAAGTAAAACACTAAAAGAGGCAAGATTTGGGAGGAGGCTAGGGGGGAGAGGAGAGacaaataataattctataGTGGTTCCACCCAATCATGGCATATGTCCAATCTCCTTAAGTTCCCATTTCATTGAGAGTTTCTATATTTCAAGGCTTCAACTCAAGCCTTTATATAATTGGGTTATAGTTCCAATGAGCCGTTAACACTGTTTCCTCAAGTGAATTCTCATACTTGAATTTTCTCTCAAGGTTCTCAAATGAAAGAATAAATCGATACAATCCTATTATACAAGGCTTGTTCACAAATTACAATGGGAACTAAGATTAAAACAATAGTGCACTAAGGGTTTGCAAGTTGATGATCAAATGCCcttaaaaatgagttttgaaaGCTCTTTTGTTGGTATATAATAAATACATTGTGCcctcattttaataaattcaaattttggttGATATATATAGTTGAGAAGCTCAAAAAATTGGTTAGGCATAATCAAGGTTCAACCAATCAACCTTCCAATTGGACTAGTTAGCAATTGGGCATTTAATGCAATTGTATGTGATTATTGGGACATAAAGTTCTTCCAATAGAGTATCTAATTTGATCAATTGctcaaccaattaaggtttaaggCTCAACTAGTATGCATTGCCAAGAAGCACCATACCaacacccttgagtagtaaACTTCAAGCAATGTTCCCTAGTTCCTTatgaattttatgattttacaAGTTTAAGACCAATTTAAATTGGAAACAACGATTATGCTTCCAACACACTTAATAAACCCCTTTTctaattgattttgagaagtTTCTATTGAATTGTGAAACTTGAATAAATTTAGTTGTGTTTTGCAAAGGATGTTAAGAGTTGATCTCTCTATTGACCTCGCAGAGATCGAGGTACCTAGTTAGCTCGTAGGGGTTGAAGGGGACTACACCTCgtagaatttcattttttttatttgatgaatgACGAGTTTGTCACCATTGGACATTTAACTCTTCTAtgaattaaagttttatttttttagagattGTTGTTGTAATTAAGAGGAGAGTCAGAGTTTCACCATTGTACcccttctttttcatttaattagtGGATTTTTTAGCATTGATGTACTCCATGGACATAGGGATCATATTAATCGTCAAACCacgttaaaaaaatttttttttcctacttgtGTGTAtgctttagttaaaaattttaagctcAAGTCCatttaaaactaaattcatctatttttttaaaagaatcgaTTTCAATTTTAAGGGTATGAcgaatttgaaaacatttaagTGCACGAACTAAATAAATAACCTGAGTGCACCATGAAATAATCTTACATAAAGTTTGTAAAGGTCTTCAATGCATCTAAGTCTTCATCAATTCAAATTCATCCATATGTGACacttaacttattttaatttccttaaaaattgaaatgttaAGCTTAATAAAACCATTAGTACtttaacctcattttttttatttcttcaatgattagatttattttttaatttcaaaatattttaaaaattattaaactcattaataaattcaacaaaaagtgtcatttgatttgaagttcatttttctaatggaaaagaaaagtataattatgtgaagaaaagaaaaaaaaagaaataatagtcattataaaccaatttttatccataaatttaaggtattaataagtttattatttgagttttaaattattttaaaaaattattagactgttaataaatcaaacacattaagtcttatttaatttggaattcatttgcctagtgaaaaaaaaatgaaatataataattttatttataagagaaacaatagaattattttaaatcaatttttgttcctaaatttatggtattaatgagtttattatttgagttttaaattatttaaaaaaattaatagacttgttAACAAATCTAACATATTAAGTTTTGCTTTATTTAGAGttaatttacctaaaaaaaatcaaaaaataatgattatatataaaaataataataataataataggtgCGTACGTTTTTCTATTATTGTTAAAAACCAGTGAACACAACTTTTACTTCTTCTTTAAAAGTTGTtcattattttactttctttttaaaaactagaaataGAGAATAATGACCAAacattgttataattttttaaaaattgttttctatttttaaaaacaaaaatttatttttaaaagcaaaaaattttttttaaaaacttcatcaaataaactcttaaatttatcatttgagaatcttttggtaaaaaaaaaaaaaaaaagataggacTCCTACTTATTCAAAACTTAATTGAATCATATATACTAATTGTTGTAATCTCATAAATCCTACCATTCTACAtcagaattttgattttcttataaaaaggaaattgattttttatatgcaattttttttaatatttttatattataccatttttaaaaaaatataatccaatattaaaaaaaacaaatttaatgtaaaaatgctaaactcattttttttaaataaataaatataaaaatattaaactcatctttttaatttaatataaaaagtaaattgactttttttttttaaatggaaaaaataaattgactttCGTAGGATATTTGCTTACATAAGTACAtctcaaaacttcaaaaaagggaaaacaaaaattgatccGAGGCAGGAAATGCTGGAAACGGAAAGTTGAAAACAATGCTCCATGGAAAACGGTGACGATTGGGTAGCTGTAGACAAAGTGTACCACATCCTCTTCTGCTTCGCCCTCACTCTCATCTTCTCAGCCCTCGCCAACAGAACTCGTTACCCCTTTCTCCGTCGCTACTCCGTCTGGGTTGCCTCCATCCTCTCTCTCGCCGCCGGTGCCGCCAAGGAAGTCGCTGACGAGATCGGCTTCTTCAAGTCTGCCGGCGCCTCCCCTAAAGACGCTCTCGCCGATCTCCTCGGCGTTCTAATCGCTTGCCTCGCTCTTTCTCTGCGGAAATCCTCACGTCGCCCCGATCCCATGGATCAAGTTCCAGGAGTCTCGCTAGTTTGAGTCCAACCGAGCCTTTTCAGGTCAGTTTGAGCGTACGAATCGAGTCTATTTGATTCCCGAGAAAGTGTAGGAgaaggaaataaatgaaaacagaTGTTGGATTCCgctttgttttcaatttctcCACTTTTTTCAGTGCCATATTTTCCAGCTGGTGAAGAATCATTGTTTACTTAGAATGTTATTCATTGTGCTTTGATTGGTTATCTAATCGGCTTCATGTGATGTGTTCTcttatatcggatatatcggatactTCAATAGATGCTTTTGAATTCGTTTAGAGCAATTGGTTGAAAGGATTGAGTTGTGCTAAGAAAGGACCTCTTGAAGAAGGCCCGCATTTTATTAGCATTTCTGGTTAATCATATAATgcataaaacataattattgtACTCTATGAAGTCATTTAAAGCATTTGATATGAACATATACTGGAGAAGAAGCATGATAAACTTAGTACCCTTTTGGAGGAAGTTTCTTCACTAAAATGTTTGAGTGAGAGCATGAGGGTTTGCTTGCAGACTCCA is a window from the Vitis riparia cultivar Riparia Gloire de Montpellier isolate 1030 chromosome 9, EGFV_Vit.rip_1.0, whole genome shotgun sequence genome containing:
- the LOC117921652 gene encoding uncharacterized protein LOC117921652 — translated: MENGDDWVAVDKVYHILFCFALTLIFSALANRTRYPFLRRYSVWVASILSLAAGAAKEVADEIGFFKSAGASPKDALADLLGVLIACLALSLRKSSRRPDPMDQVPGVSLV